The Chryseobacterium sp. LJ668 genome segment AATGAAGGTCAGGTACAAACAATTACTTGGAACGTTGCTAATACAACCGCAGCTCCCGTAAGTACGCCAAATGTAACCATATTATTATCAAAAGATGGTGGTCTTACATTCCCTACTGTTTTAGTGGCAAGTACACCCAATAGTGGAAGCTATAGCTATACGGTTCCGGGTGGGCTTGGTACAGTCACTAATAATGCAAGAATTATGGTGAAAGCAGTGGACAATGTGTTTTTAAATGTTAATTCACAAAACTTCACAATCAATTCTTCGGCAGTTGTTATTCCTCCAGGCGGTGGTAATCCAGGCGGTGGTAATCCTGGTGGTGGTAATCCGGGCGGTCCTGGTAGTCCAGGAAGTCCAGGAAGTCCAGGTACACCTGGAAGCCCTCAATCTCCAATTTTCCAGGGTATGATGATTTATCCGGTTCCTTCAAATGACGGATACGTATACATTAAAACAGATTTCCCTCCGAAATTTGATGCAAACAGACTTCCTAGTCCTTACAAAGTGACGTATGAAATCTATGCAATGGACGGAAGATTGGTTGTGCCAATGAGAACAAGACACATTTTCTCAAGAACGGTTGATAACAGAGCTGATGAGAAAATTGATTTAAGAACTCTTCCAACAGAAGCTTACATGATTCATGTAACAGTAGATGACGAGAAGATTGTTAAAAAATTATTGATGCTGCATAAGAAGTAGTACATTAATATTCATAAAAAAACCGTTCAAGTGAACGGTTTTTTTTATGCTTAAAAATTGATATATTAATTCTGTTTAAACTCACTGATGAAATGCAACTTCACATTTGGGAATTTTTCCTGTGTCATATGAATCGTAAAAGAAGAATCAGCTAAAAACACCAACTGATTGTATTTGTCTCTTGCCATGAATCTCTGCTTTAATCTTGCAAACTCTTTAAATTCCTCAGATTTTTCATCAGCTTCTATCCAGCAAGCCTTATGCATAGAAAGTGGCTCATAAGTACATTTTGCTCCATATTCATGCTCCAAACGATATTGGATAACCTCATATTGAAGCGCACCTACTGTTCCGATAATTTTTCTGTTATTCATTTCAAGTGTAAATAACTGAGCAACACCTTCATCCATCAGCTGATCGATACCTTTCGCCAATTGTTTAGCCTTTAACGGATCATTATTATTAATATATCTGAAATGTTCAGGAGAGAAACTCGGAATTCCTTTGAAACTTATTTTTTCACCCCCCGTCAAAGTATCACCTATTCTGAAACTCCCCGTATCATGAAGTCCGACAATATCTCCGGGGAAACTTTCGTCTACCACTTCTTTTTTATCGGCAAAAAATGCATTCGGAGATGAAAATTTCATCTTTTTACCTTCTCTTACCAGAAGATAATTTTCATTTCTTTTAAACGTTCCTGAAACAATTTTTACGAAAGCCAGACGGTCTCTGTGTTTGGGATCCATATTGGCGTGAATTTTAAAAACAAATCCTGTAAAAGCATTTTCTTCAGGTTTTACCATACGTGTTTCGCTTTCTTTAGGCTGTGGCTTCGGAGCAATTTCAATGAAGGCATCCAATAATTCACGAACCCCAAAATTATTTAAAGCCGAACCAAAGAAAACAGGCTGAAGATCACCATTCAGATAATCTTCGCGGCTGAATTCCGGATAAACAGATTGTATTAATTCTAATTCTTCCCTTAAATTCTGTGCGGCTTTTGCACCGATGATTTCATCGATCGTAGGATCGTTGATGTCATCAAATTTGATTGCTTCACCAACTTTTTGTTTCTTTTCCTCTAAAAATAACTGAATATTGTTTTCCCAGATGTTATAAATTCCCTGAAAATCAGCTCCCATCCCAATCGGAAGTGAAAGAGGAATCACTCTTAAGCCTAATTTTTGCTCAACCTCATCCAAAAGATCAAAGGCATCTTTACCTTCACGGTCAAGCTTATTAATGAATACCAACATCGGGATATTCCTCATTCTGCAAACCTTTACCAGTTTTTCGGTTTGTTCCTCAACACCTTTAGCAACGTCAATCACAACGATTACAGAATCTACGGCAGTCAAAGTTCTATAAGTATCTTCGGCAAAATCTTTGTGGCCGGGTGTGTCGAGAATATTGATTTTATATCCCTTATATTCAAATGCCAATACGGAAGTCGCAACGGAGATTCCTCTCTGTCTTTCGATTTCCATAAAGTCGGAGGTAGCCCCTTTTTTAATTTTATTCGATTTTACAGCTCCTGCTTCCTGAATAGCTCCACCAAAAAGAAGCAACTTTTCTGTAAGTGTAGTTTTTCCTGCATCGGGGTGAGAAATAATTCCGAATGTTTTTCTTTTCTCTATTTCTTTGAGTAAATCTGACATAGTGTATTTTGAATTTGCAAAAATCGTTATTTTTATCGGATTCTGAAAATCAGATTTGAGACTTGTTAAAACCGGTGATGGTTTTAAGATAATAAGCAACACATAAACCGATCACAACCATCACTGTACTGAATGGAAAGATATAGCTCATACCCCAAATATCCGCAACACCACCAATTAGCGGACCAGCAACACCCAGCGAAAGATCAATAAAAAGGCCGTAACCTGCCAATGCAGAACCCTGACTGGATGGCGAAACGCTTTTAATAGCAACTACTCCCAGCGCAGGGAAAATTAAAGAAAACCCTAAACCCGTCACTCCGGCTCCTAAAAGTGCCATCTCAGAATTGGTGGCAAGTGAAATGATTAAAAGTCCGATTGTTTCTACTACGAGACAGGCAATAGCAACCTTGATTCCTCCGAAATTATTGATTACATTACTGAAAACTAACCTTCCTGCAACAAATAATCCTCCGAAAACGGTGAGACAAAGCGCTCCGTTATTCCAGTGAAAATAATTGTAATACAATGTAATGAACGTTGAGATGCTTGCAAAACCAATTCCACCTAAAGCCAGACAAATTCCGAAAGGAGAAACTTTACCTAGAACTTTCCAAAACGATTGAGAATCATGAGTATGAGAATTGGTGTAGTTTAATTTCATTTTGGCAAAAACATAACCAAGAATTCCGATCAGAATAGAAATGATTCCAATGCCATAAAGACCAAATTTTTGTTCGATAAAGACTCCTGATGAAGCTCCGATTGCCAAAGCACCATAACAGGCAACACCGTTGTACGAAATAATTTTTGCGGTATGCTTTTCGCCTAAGGCCATAATTGCCCAATTGATAGGACTTGCACCAATCATTCCTTCTCCGCAACCAGTCAGCAGTCGTGTTATAATTAGAAAACCTAAACTAATCAATGGTGAAAGTTTAAAATAATATGCTGAAATTAGGAAAATGCCGGTTACTGAAAAGCTAATCATGCTGAATAAGACAGCAGGTTTCGGACCTTTTCCATCGATGATTTTTCCGGAATAAGCTCTTAGAAAAAATGTTGCAATATATTGTAAGCTGATAACAAGTCCTGCAATAACCAGATTGAAACCTAGATTTTTACTAATGAAAATCGGTAAAACAGACAGCGATAAACCGATAATGAAATATCCTAAAAATGTGAAACCAACGTAAGAAAATAAAGATAAATTAACATTTGATGACTTGGCTGCATAACTCATATTCATAAAAATTAAGGTGCAAAGATACTGCGGAAAAATCATTTAAAACCGATTATAAGTTTTAATAGATAAGATTTATAACCAAAGATTTGAAGTAGCTTTACTATATCATATTCATAAAATCAATTATATTTGTTCCATAAATTTAAACATGGAAAGCAGCAAATATCCCAACTTCAAATTCACATGGCTTGGAGGTCTTATTTTATTCGCAGGTTTTGTGGTAGGTTCCGTGGCAGTAGGGTTTTTTAATGTTTTCTGGATGTTGGTTTTTAAAGAAAACCTGCAGTATAAAGACTGGTTTCTGATGGCTTCTAATGCAGTTGTATTTTTGTCTTCTATAGCTTTTTTTGATTTTTTTGTTGTCAGAATCACTACCAAAAAGAAACTGAATTTCAATTTTTCTCCTACTAATTTTTATACATATTTCCTTATATTTCCCATGATGCTTGGGATGATGTTCATTGGCGAATTTGTCACTTCTCAAATTCCAATTACAGGCCCGTTTTTCGGGAAATACTATGATTTTTTTACGGATTTGATGAGTCAACTGACTGATAATCCTGTTGTTATGATTCTTACAGCAGTAATTATGGCGCCAATATTTGAAGAAATTATTTTCAGAGGAATTATTCAGAAAGGAATGATCAATAAAGGTGTTAAACCTTGGAAAGCAATCGTCATAGCCTCGATAATCTTCGGTCTGGTGCACGGAAATCCTTGGCAGTTCGTCGGCGCAATTCTTTTAGGTTGTGTGCTGGGTTTGGTATACTATAAAACCAAATCTCTGCTGTTACCAATGCTGCTTCATGGTTTCAACAATCTTTGCTCTTCAATTTTAATATTGTATACAAAAAATGAAAGTTTTGGAGAAGCCTTTAAAGTTGCAGATTACATTATACTGATCATAGGAATCGTACTTTTTTCTCTGTTCTATTATTTATTTATGAAAAAATATAAAGTGCATTATTCTGAAATTTAATTTAATACAAACTTCACAAAGAATTGATGATGTAATTTGTATGAAATCATTTCAGTCTGTACTTGAAATAAAAAAAATTAAAATCTATCATGGAATTATTAGTTGCTACACACAACATACATAAAAAAGAAGAAATACAGCAGATTTTAAGCGATAGTTTTGTCGTTAAAAGCCTGACCGACTATAATATACACGATGAAATAGTAGAAGATGGTGATTCTTTCCACGCTAATGCATTAATTAAAGCTAAATTTTGCTTTGAAAAAACAGGAATTCCAAGTTTGGGCGATGATAGCGGTTTGGTTGTAGAATCTCTTGACGGAAGACCGGGAATTTTTTCTGCACGTTATGCCGGAGATCATGATTTTGCAAAAAATATTGAAAAAGTTTTAAGCGAAATGGAAAATGTTGAAAACAGAAAAGCTTATTTCATTACTGTTTTATGTTATTACGACGAAAATGGTGCACAGTATTTTGAAGGCCGAGCTCCCGGAAATTTACTTACAGAAAATAAAGGCCAAAAAGGGTTTGGCTATGATCCTATTTTTGTTCCGGAAGGATATGAACTGACTTTTGCAGAGATGAATCCTGAAGATAAAAATCAAATCAGTCATAGAAAACAGGCTTTGGATTTGTTTCTAAAGTTCCTAAAATTGAAAGAAGATCTTTAGTGCTAGATTAAAATTTAGATGATGCAAATCGCACAAAATAATGTCATTAATCTCAACATCAGCCTCAACCTTTTATCGTACATTTGCCGGTAATAAACTTTTAATTTGAGTACTTATTTAACCATTTTAGGCTTTAATTCAGCAATTCCTACCGTTAATACTTCACCCACATCTCAGCTTCTGGAAATGGAAGAAAGATGTTTTCTGATCGATTGCGGAGAAGGAACACAGGTGCAGCTGAGAAAAGCGAAAGCAAGATTTTCAAAAATCAATCATATATTTATTTCCCATCTTCACGGCGATCACTGCTTTGGTTTGCCGGGGCTAATTGCGTCTTTTCGTTTGTTGGGAAGAGATATTCCGCTTCATGTATACGGCCCGAAAGGAATAAAAAAAATGCTCGAAACCATTTTTACAATTACTGAAACCCATCGTGGTTTTGAGATCGTTTATCATGAGTTAGACAAAGATTATTCCGAAAAAATTTACGAAGACAACAGAGTAGAAGTATACACAATTCCATTAGACCATAGAATTTACTGCAACGGTTATCTTTTTAAAGAAAAGCAAAAAGACAGGCATTTGAATATGCAAGAGATTTCAAAATATAAAGAAATTGAAACCTGCGATTATCATCATTTGAAAGCAGGGAAAGATTTTGAATTAAGTGACGGATACATCCTTAAAAACGAAATTTTAACAACAGAACCTGCAGCGCCGGTCTCGTATGCATTTTGCAGTGATACCAGATATTTGGAGTCTGTAGTATCAATCATTAAAAATGTGACGGTTCTGTATCATGAGTCTACTTTCTTACATGATTTAAAAGAAATGGCAGATTACACAGGCCACACTACAGCACTGGAAGCTGCGAGAATTGCAAGAAAAGCACAGGTTGAAAAACTGATTCTGGGTCATTTCTCAAACAGATATAGTGATTTGACGGTCTTCACAGACGAAGCAAGAACGGTTTTTCCAAATACATTTTTACCAAAAGCCCTGGAAGTTGTAAAAATATAATTGAATATGAATTTTGAAGAATTAAAAGATTTTCTGGATGAAAAGACTGATGTCTATAATAGTTCGGAATTCATTCAAGATGATCCTGTACAGATACCGCATCGTTTTTCTTTAGAGCAGGATATAGAAATTGCAGGCTTTCTGGCGGCCACCATCTCATGGGGAAACAGAAAAGCCATTATTAAATCTGCTGACAAAATGCTCGATATGATGGGCAACTCTCCATATGATTTTGTGATGAATCATTCTGAAAACGATTTAAAATCAATTGAAGAAAAAAGTATTCACAGAACTTTCAACGGTGAAGATTTTGCATATTTTATCCGACAGTTTAATAGAATATATAAAGAAAATGAAAGTTTAGAAGACTTATTTATCATTAAAAATCCTGAGGCAAACTTCTATCATGCTATAGAAAGGTTCAGGGCAGATTTTTTGCAGGCTGAAAAACACAGAAGTCATAAGCATGTCAGTTCGCCGTATAAAAATTCATCTTCAAAAAGGATCATCATGTTTCTGCGTTGGATGGTACGGAATGATAATCGTGGTGTAGATTTTGGAATCTGGAAAAACATAGATCCCAAATATTTATCAATACCTTTAGACGTTCACACCGGAAATATTTCAAGAAAATTAGGATTGATTTCTCGGACGCAAAACGACTGGAAAACTGTTTTGGAATTAGATGAAATCCTTAGGAAATTTGACGATAAAGATCCTGCCAAATATGATTTTGCATTGTTTGGTCTTGGCGTAACAAAAGAATTATTTTAAATAAAGTATTCATGAAAACCTCACACGAAAAATTAGAGCTTTTAGAAAAAATAGCAAACGGAATCACATGGTGGATCGGATCTATACCGTCTCTGGTTGTTCATACTCTGTTTTTTATCACTTCATTCCTTCTTCCGGCACTTCATATTGTTGAGTTTGATAAGATGCTGCTGATTTTGACGACGGTTGTTTCATTGGAAGCCATTTATTTAGCTATTTTCATCCAGATGTCAGTGAATAAAAGCCATGAAAAAATTGAAGATATTCAGGAAGATATTGAGGAAATCAGCGAAGATATTGAAGATATCCAAGAGGATTTGGAAGAAATAAGTGAAGATATTGAGGAAATAACGGAAGATATTGAAGATATTCAGGAAGATATAGAAGAAATCAATGAGGATGAGGATGATGAAGATCATATTGAGAGGGCAAAAAATGTAATTTTGAAAAGCAATGTCAATTCAAACAAAAATGAAATTAAATTTTTAAAAGATAAAATTCAGGAGCTTCAGAATATGATTGATCAGATGAAAAAAGATTAAGTTTAAGAATTTAAATTGATTTTAATTATTTTGAATCATAGTACAGATTTATTATTAATTCAGAAATCTATTGATTAAACCTCAAGCAATTAGAATTATTTTTATTATTTTTGAACAAACAATTACAAAATGTTAAAATATCGATCGAAAAATTACTTTAGATTTAGTCTTGTATTATTATTCCTTCTGAGTACTTTTTCTTCCGCACAAACTTTAAAGCAGCGAAGATCAGAATCAGCAAAGAATAAAGTTCCATCTTCTTCAGCCAAAGCTGGTGATCTGATAGATGTAAATGTCACTCCTTACGTGGGGTCTACTTATACGCCCGCTCAATTAGTTACCAATGTTTTGGTGGGAGGATCTGTTTCTTGTGGAACTCCAAATATTTCAAATGTTGTGATTTCACCAGTACAACCTGTTACAGATAACGAGAGATTTTGGGGGTATTTTCATAAAGGTACTTCAAATTTTCCTTTTACAGAAGGTATTGTCTTAACTACGGGGACAGCACGTTTAGCGGGAAATAATCCGGAGGGACAATTGGGTGTTAATCTTACCACTGGTACTGATACCGATCTAGAAACAGCTTTAATAGGTAGCACGCTTAATCTGGAGGATGCGGTTATTTTAGAGTTTGATTTCGTTCCATCCAGTTCACAGATGACATTTAATTATATTTTTGCTTCGGAAGAATATGATGGCGGATTTCCTTGTTCAGGGTACGAAGATGCCTTTGCCCTTCTTTTGAAACCCAATACACCTGGAAGTACATATACCAACCTTGCAGTATTGCCGGGTGGTGCGGGGCTTGTAACTGCTACTAACATTGTACCTGCCAGTTTTACCTGCGGTCCGATCAACGCACAATATTATGAGACTTCATCACCTACTAATCAAACCAATCTGTTTGGAAGAACAGTTCCTTTAACAGCCCAGGCAACTGTAATACCGGGACAATCTTATCATATTAAAATGGTAATGGCCGATGATAATGACGGAACTCATGATTCAGCTGTTTTTTTAGAAGCCGGATCATTTGATATCGGAATCAGTATCGTTGACAGTGCAGGAAATCCGTTACCGGAAACCCTGAATGTTTGTGATAATACCCCACAGATTTTAAAAGCTCAGGTAGTTGCAACTCCTGGTATGACATTTCAGTGGTTTAAAAACGATATAGCTATTCCGGGAGCTACCAGTATTACATATACAGCGACGTCACCGGGTGTCTATACTGTAAAAGTTACAGTACCAGGCGGAGCTTGTCCGGGAGAGGCTAAAGTTACCATTATTGGAGGTACAAGTCCGGTTACTCAAAATGCTACGCTTAAACTTTGTACAACACCAAGTAATTTTACATTCAACCTTGATTCTGCAAAACCACTTATTAGTACAACAACCGGAGCCATTTTCAAATTTTATTTGGCACAGGCAGATGCAATAGCAGGAAATGCAAGTAATATAACCAATACAACTGCATTTAATGGAAACGACGGGCAGATTATCTATGTAAATGTTTCAAATGGAGCTTTCTGTTCAAAAGTGGCTACACTTACATTGAGAAAAGAAGCTACGCCGATAGCAGTTCTTGCAGCTTCAAAATTAAAAATATGTTCAGGAGAATCTGTAACCCTCACAGCATCAGGTGGAGCAACCTACCAATGGGATGGCTTTACAGGAACAGGAGCGGTTCGCACGGTTTCACCAACACAAAATACCACCTATACTGTATATGCCATCGGAGCTCAGGGATGTAAATCTTTACAGCCGGCAACAGTTGTTGTAGAAGTGGTGCCTGCAATTACTTCAAATCTTAAAGGCGGATTTATCTGTTTAGGTGACAGAATTACTTTAGATGCAGGAGCAGGACCGAATTATACATACCAGTGGAACAACGGCGAAACAGCACAAACAGTAGCTGCAGCAACACCGGGAACTTATTCTGTGACTATTAGTAATGGCGTTTGTTCTAAAGTCTTTACAACGCAGGTTATTTTAGCGATAATTCCAGAGATCATCAATGTAGATTACAGTGAGGGCGGAACCATGGTCATTACAGCAAGCAATCCTAGTAACGGACAATTAGAATATTCTATTGATAACGGGGTGACTTGGCAGTCTTCAAATGTCTTTACCAACGTTCCTAAAAATGTTATTGTTCCTATCAGAGTTAGGGTGAAAAACACGAGCTGTGTAGGTTTCGTAGAATATTTTACTTTCATCATGAAAAATGTAATTACTCCAAATGGTGATAATGTAAATGATATGATTGATTTCAGAGGAATCAGCGATCTTAAAGATTTCCAGGCAGTAATTTCAGACCGTTACGGAAAAGCAGTATTTAAAGCAGAAAAAATAAGACCTTTCTGGGACGGATATTTCCAGGGAAAAAAATTACCCACGTCTTCTTATTGGTATCAGGTAACATTTGAAGACCCTGCAAGCAAAAAACTGACTGTAAAAACAGGATGGATTTTGTTAAAGAATTTTGAATAGAAAATATAATTCAGTATACCTTAAAAGACCGATAGCTTATCGGTCTTTTTTTTCCTGTTTTAGAGAAATTGTTGCTGTTAAAATATACAATTTATGTTAATAGTAATATATGTATGGGTGAATTAAATTTAAATCAAAAAAAATAGTATTTTTGTTAGAAATAATACAAAATGTTTAATAAAAGTGCAGGAAGTTTATTTTTGGCTTTATTTTTAGCTCTTCTTGGAAATTTTACATTTTCTCAGAACAGGGAAAAAGGTAAGAGTATCATGAAAGCTTCTTCTCAGACAATGAAAGCAGGCGCTTTTATTGATGTAAATACAGCCGGCTATCCGGAGTCTTCATATAGTATAACCCAATTGGTAAAAGATGTTCTTATTGCCGGCGGTTCAGCATGTTCTACAGCGAATGTAAGCAATGTTGTTGTATCACCTAATTTAGCAGTGAGCAATCAGGCAAGAACCTGGGGTTTCTTTAATAAAGGAACTACCAATTTCCCGTTTGCAAAAGGAATCGTTCTCACAACAGGTCATGCCAGAAAAGCTGGAAATACTTTTCAGTCATCAGAACTTAGTGATGGTGTCCCGACCCAAGGTGATACAGATCTGGCAACAGCTCTTGGTATTTCTAATGTCAATTTAAAAGATGCAACTTACATAGAATTTGATTTTGTTCCGAGTTCCACAGAAGTTAAATTTAGGTATCTTTTTGCTTCAGAGGAGTATGAAAATAATTATCCTTGTACAATTGGTGATGGTTTTGCATTATTGCTGAAAAAAGTTGGAGACCCTAATTATATTAATTTGGCAGTATTGCCTGGTGGAGCAGGACCTGTAAGTGTTACCAATATTCACCCTGCTAATGAATTTGACGGCACACCTCTTGGCTGTGGAGCGGCGAATGCTTCATATTTCGGAGGCTATAATAATGCCGCGATCGAGACGAATTTCAGTGGCCGTACGGTTCCATTAACAGCACAAGCAACCGTAATTCCTGGCCAGACTTACCATTTTAAAATGGTTTTGGCAGATTTTCAAGATGCTGCTTTCGATTCGGGGGTATTTTTAGAAGCGGGTTCGTTTGACATAGGAGTGCAAATTTTAGGACCTACTGGCGTTCAGCTTCCGCCGTCTATTAATGTTTGTGATAATGCTCCGCAGACTTTCACGGCATCAGTTCAGATTCCAAATGCTACTTACCAGTGGTTTTTAGGAACAACGCCAATCCCTGGAGCAACCAGTGCATCTTATATTGCAACTCAGCCTGGAGTATACTCTGTTGAGGTTACCATTCCTGGAAATTCGTGTCCCGGAAAAGCTACAGTGACAATTGTTGGCGGAACTTCGCCGACTGTACAGAATGCTACATTGACGAGCTGTTATGCTGCAGGCAATGTGACTTTTAACTTAACTTCAGCACAAGCTTCTATAAGTACAACGCCGGGAGCTACATTTTCATATTATGTCAATCAGGCTGATGCCAACGCAGGAAATGCAAGTACAATTGCTGTACCGACTGCCTTTTCCAGTGCAGGAAATCAAACTATCTATGTTTTAGTTAAAAATGGTTTCTGCTCTAAAGTTGCACAGTTACAGCTGGTCAAAGCTGCTGAAATCACAGCTACGATAGCACCGCCGCAAGTATTGACGTGTACCAATTCTCAGATCATATTAAATGCTTCAGCATCTGTTTATCCTGCAGGATCTACATTTGCATGGACAACGACAGGAGGAAATATAGTATCGGGTGGAACCACTCTAAACCCAGTCATTAATGCGGCAGGAACATATACATTAACGATCTCAAATACGTTTGCAGGAAACGTAACCTGTACCGGTGTTGCCAATGTCACAGTGACAGGAAACAGCGCGCCGCCAACTACTGGGCTTACAGCAAGTAAAATAATAATTTGCTCCGGAGAAACAGTTACTTTAACCGCTACTGGCGGAGTAACGTACAATTGGGGAGGCGGACTTCCCGGAAATGGTGCAACCCAGATTGTAACACCAACAGCAAACACAACGTATACAGTAACCGCAGTTGGTGCTAACGGTTGTGTTTCGACTACACCGGCTACAGTAACCATTCAGGTTTCTCAACCGTTTACCGCTCAGAATGCAAGTCTTATCAAATGTTTTCAGCAGGGAAATATTACATATGATTTAACTTTCGCACAAAGCCAGATCAGTACAGCATCCGGATTAACATTTACGTATTATGTAAACCAGGCTGATGCAAATGCCGGAAACACAAATAATATAACGACCCCAACAACATTCTCAAGTGCAGGAAACCAAACAATTTATGTTCTTGTAACAAATGGAGGATGTAAATATGTTGTTACGTTACAATTATTGACAACTGCGCCGACAACATTGACCATCGCTGCACCACAAACAATAACATGTACAACCGCTCAGGTGACTTTAAATGCATCAGCATCTGTAATCCCTGCAGGATCTACAGTGGTGTGGACGACAACAGGAGGGAACATCGTATCTGGTGCGAATACGCTAAACCCTATCGTTAATGCTGCAGGAACGTATACTTTAACAGTAACTAATGTTACTCAACCCGCAAATTTAACATGTACATTTACGGCAACGGTAACAGTTATACAGGATAAGGTTTTACCTGTTGCAAATTTAACGTCTACTTTCCAGCAAATTTGTCCGGGAGAATCTGTTACCTTAACGGCTTCAGGAGGTGCAACATATAATTGGGGGAATGGTCTTACAGGAAATGGGCCTACACAAACTGTTTCACCAGCTACTACTACAATATACACTGTTTTTGCAGTTGGTGCCAATGGTTGTATTTCTACCAATCCTGCGTCTATAACCATTGTCGTGGGTCCGCCAACAGCAATCGTTGCTGCTTCTAAAAGTAAAATATGTGCCGGCGAATCAGTTACTTTAACAGCGAGTGGAGGTTTCACGTATAACTGGGTAGGATTACCGGGTAACGGAAATACACAAGTAGTTACACCAACAGTTACCACTACGTATTCAGTTTTTGCATTGGGAGGAAACGGATGCGTATCAACCACACCTGCAACGATAACTATTGAAGTTGTTCCGGCAATTGTTTCTACATTAAAAGATGTATATGCATGTGCTGGTGATGCAGGAATTCTAGATGCAGGCGCGGGACCGAACTATACTTATTTATGGAGCACTGGTGCTACTACACAAACAATCTCAACAAATATCCCGGGATCTTATAGTGTAACCATCAGTAACGGAACCTGCTCTAAACTATTTACTGCTCAGCTAATTAATCCAGACCTTCCGCAATTTACCAACGTTGTCTTTGAAAACAATGTATTAACAATCACGGCTACCAATCCATCGGGTGGAGTGTTAGAATATTCTATTGACGGCGGTATCACTTGGCAGACATCTAATATTTTTTATA includes the following:
- a CDS encoding choice-of-anchor L domain-containing protein, yielding MLKYRSKNYFRFSLVLLFLLSTFSSAQTLKQRRSESAKNKVPSSSAKAGDLIDVNVTPYVGSTYTPAQLVTNVLVGGSVSCGTPNISNVVISPVQPVTDNERFWGYFHKGTSNFPFTEGIVLTTGTARLAGNNPEGQLGVNLTTGTDTDLETALIGSTLNLEDAVILEFDFVPSSSQMTFNYIFASEEYDGGFPCSGYEDAFALLLKPNTPGSTYTNLAVLPGGAGLVTATNIVPASFTCGPINAQYYETSSPTNQTNLFGRTVPLTAQATVIPGQSYHIKMVMADDNDGTHDSAVFLEAGSFDIGISIVDSAGNPLPETLNVCDNTPQILKAQVVATPGMTFQWFKNDIAIPGATSITYTATSPGVYTVKVTVPGGACPGEAKVTIIGGTSPVTQNATLKLCTTPSNFTFNLDSAKPLISTTTGAIFKFYLAQADAIAGNASNITNTTAFNGNDGQIIYVNVSNGAFCSKVATLTLRKEATPIAVLAASKLKICSGESVTLTASGGATYQWDGFTGTGAVRTVSPTQNTTYTVYAIGAQGCKSLQPATVVVEVVPAITSNLKGGFICLGDRITLDAGAGPNYTYQWNNGETAQTVAAATPGTYSVTISNGVCSKVFTTQVILAIIPEIINVDYSEGGTMVITASNPSNGQLEYSIDNGVTWQSSNVFTNVPKNVIVPIRVRVKNTSCVGFVEYFTFIMKNVITPNGDNVNDMIDFRGISDLKDFQAVISDRYGKAVFKAEKIRPFWDGYFQGKKLPTSSYWYQVTFEDPASKKLTVKTGWILLKNFE
- a CDS encoding choice-of-anchor L domain-containing protein; this encodes MFNKSAGSLFLALFLALLGNFTFSQNREKGKSIMKASSQTMKAGAFIDVNTAGYPESSYSITQLVKDVLIAGGSACSTANVSNVVVSPNLAVSNQARTWGFFNKGTTNFPFAKGIVLTTGHARKAGNTFQSSELSDGVPTQGDTDLATALGISNVNLKDATYIEFDFVPSSTEVKFRYLFASEEYENNYPCTIGDGFALLLKKVGDPNYINLAVLPGGAGPVSVTNIHPANEFDGTPLGCGAANASYFGGYNNAAIETNFSGRTVPLTAQATVIPGQTYHFKMVLADFQDAAFDSGVFLEAGSFDIGVQILGPTGVQLPPSINVCDNAPQTFTASVQIPNATYQWFLGTTPIPGATSASYIATQPGVYSVEVTIPGNSCPGKATVTIVGGTSPTVQNATLTSCYAAGNVTFNLTSAQASISTTPGATFSYYVNQADANAGNASTIAVPTAFSSAGNQTIYVLVKNGFCSKVAQLQLVKAAEITATIAPPQVLTCTNSQIILNASASVYPAGSTFAWTTTGGNIVSGGTTLNPVINAAGTYTLTISNTFAGNVTCTGVANVTVTGNSAPPTTGLTASKIIICSGETVTLTATGGVTYNWGGGLPGNGATQIVTPTANTTYTVTAVGANGCVSTTPATVTIQVSQPFTAQNASLIKCFQQGNITYDLTFAQSQISTASGLTFTYYVNQADANAGNTNNITTPTTFSSAGNQTIYVLVTNGGCKYVVTLQLLTTAPTTLTIAAPQTITCTTAQVTLNASASVIPAGSTVVWTTTGGNIVSGANTLNPIVNAAGTYTLTVTNVTQPANLTCTFTATVTVIQDKVLPVANLTSTFQQICPGESVTLTASGGATYNWGNGLTGNGPTQTVSPATTTIYTVFAVGANGCISTNPASITIVVGPPTAIVAASKSKICAGESVTLTASGGFTYNWVGLPGNGNTQVVTPTVTTTYSVFALGGNGCVSTTPATITIEVVPAIVSTLKDVYACAGDAGILDAGAGPNYTYLWSTGATTQTISTNIPGSYSVTISNGTCSKLFTAQLINPDLPQFTNVVFENNVLTITATNPSGGVLEYSIDGGITWQTSNIFYNILNNTNYSLMVKVKDAKCGNTLQFFTFVISNAITPNSDGVNDFIDFTGISNYKNFAASIFDRYGALLFRADKSSVIWDGSLKGINLPTATYWYQVQWENPASKKLELKSGWILLKNRN